Proteins from a genomic interval of Hippocampus zosterae strain Florida chromosome 14, ASM2543408v3, whole genome shotgun sequence:
- the id2a gene encoding DNA-binding protein inhibitor ID-2a — protein sequence MKAISPVRSFRKNTTALSEHSLGLSRSKTPVDDPLSLLYNMNDCYSKLKELVPSIPQNKNVSKMEILQHVIDYILDLQIALDSNVALGTNLHHPARPGQGAPPPAPSRTPLSTLNTDISILSLQSPELPSELTTDDSRTLHR from the exons atgaaagcaaTAAGCCCCGTTCGTTCTTTCCGAAAAAACACCACCGCTTTGTCGGAGCACTCGCTGGGTCTGTCGCGGAGCAAGACCCCGGTGGACGACCCGCTGAGCCTGCTGTACAACATGAACGACTGCTACTCTAAGCTCAAGGAGCTGGTGCCCAGCATCCCGCAGAACAAGAACGTCAGCAAGATGGAAATCCTGCAGCACGTCATCGACTACATCCTGGACCTGCAGATCGCGCTCGACTCTAACGTCGCTCTGGGGACGAACCTTCATCACCCCGCGCGGCCGGGCCAGGgggctcctcctccagctccatCCCGGACCCCGCTGAGCACCCTCAACACGGACATCAGCATCCTCTCGCTACAG tctCCCGAGTTGCCATCCGAGCTGACGACAGATGACAGCCGGACTCTGCATCGTTAA